The Deinococcus aquaticus genomic interval CGCCAGCACGACAAGAACCGCCTGACCGCCCGCGAACGTATCCGCCAGCTGATCGACGACCAGACGCCCTTCAACGAACTGATGACCTTCGCCGGCTGGGAGATGTACCAGGACGTCGGCGGTTGCCCGTCGGGCGGCACCGTCACCGGCATCGGCACCATCCAGGGCCGCCCGTGGATGATCATTGCCAACGACGCCACCGTGAAGGCGGGCGCGTTCTTTCCGATCACTGCGAAGAAGGTCATCCGCGCGCAGACCATCGCCCTGGAAAACCACCTGCCGGTCGTGTACCTCGTGGATAGCGCCGGTGTGTACCTGCCCATGCAGGACGAGATCTTCCCCGATCAGGACGACTTCGGTCGCGTGTTCTACCTCAACGCCCGCATGAGCGCGCGCGGCATCCCGCAGATCGCCGCGATCATGGGCAACTGCGTGGCGGGCGGCGCGTACCTGCCCGTCATGTGCGACACGCTGATCATGACCGAAGGCTCAGGCCTGTACCTCGCCGGACCCGCGCTGGTGAAGGCCGCCATCGGGCAGGTCGTGGACAGCGAGGACCTCGGCGGGGCCAGTATGCACGCCAGCATCGCGGGCACCGTGGACTACAAGGAACCCGACGACGCCGCCGCACTGAAACGCATCCGCGCGCTGGCCGACCTGTACGCGCAGGGCGAAAGCGCCCCCTTCGCCAGACGCCGCAAGGAGCCGCTGCCCGCCCCGGAACGCGACCTGACCGACCTCGTGGGCTTCGACGGTAGCAAGACCTACGACGTGCGCGACCTGATCACCGCCCTGGTGGACGGCGGCCCAGAAGGTGAGCCCAGCTTCCACGAGTTCAAAGCCGAGTACGGCGAGACCCTCGTGTGCGGCTTCGCCCGCGCCGGTGGCTTCCCCGTCGCGTTCGTGGCGAACCAGCGCACCGTCATCAAGAAGAAACTCAAGAGCGGCGGCGAACCCGGCCTGCGCACCCGCATCGAGGTCGGTGGCGTCATCTACGGCGACAGCGCCGACAAGGCCGCCCGCTTCATCATGGACGCCAACCAGGCCGGCGTGCCCCTCGTGTTCCTGAGCGACGTGACCGGCTTCATGGTCGGCCGCGACAGCGAACAGGAAGGCATCATCCGGCGCGGCGCGAAACTCGTGAACGCCGTCAGCAACTCCGTCGTGCCCAAGATCACCATCATCACCGGGGGTTCTTTCGGCGCGGGGAACTACGCCATGAACGGCAAGGCCTACGCCCCCCGCTTCCTGTTCGCGTGGCCCAGCGCCAAATACGCCGTCATGAGCGGCAACGCCGCCGCCAAGACCCTCATGGACATCCAGCTCGCCGCCCTGAAACGCGCCGGTACCGAACCTGACGACGAGGACATCCTGCGCCTCTACGACGAGGTCAAGAGCAAGTACGACACCGAACTCGACCCCCGCTACGCCGCCGCCCGCCTCTGGGTCGACGAGATCATTCAACCCAACGACACCCGCGAGCGCCTGATCCGCGCCCTGGAAGCCTGCGCCCAGAACCCCCACCAGGACGAATTCCGGGTCGGCGTGTTCCAGGTGTAAGCGGGCGGATGGCTGAAGGCAGATGGCCTATGGCCTACAACGCCCCAGCCCCGCCTTCGCCATCCGCTATCTGCCATCCGCCATCTGCCCTCCGAAGGAGCCCCCCATGACCAGTACCCTGAACCGTCCCGACGCCAGCAATCCGAACACGCAGCCCCTGAACGACGAGCAGCGCACGATCATCAGCGCGCTGAAGTCATTCCTGAAGAACAAGGTCGAGCCGGGCGCGGCCGAGCGTGACCAGACCAGCGAGTTCCCCATGCAGATCGTGCGGGAGCTGGGCGAGATGGGCATCATGGGCGCGCAGACGCCCGAGGAGTACGGCGGCACCGGCCTGGACACGGCGACGTTCGCGCAGATCATTGAGGAGATCGCCGCCGTGGACGGCAGCCTGTGCCTGACGGTCGCCAGCCACAACAGTCTGTGCCAGGGCCACATCCTGATCGGCGGCACCGAGGCGCAGAAGCAGAAGTTCCTCCCGGCCCTGGCGAGTGCCGAGAAGCTGGGCGCGTGGGGCCTGACGGAACCCGGCAGCGGCTCAGATAGCGGTGGCATGCAGAGCAACGCCAAGGAGC includes:
- a CDS encoding acyl-CoA carboxylase subunit beta produces the protein MTQPDTSAPPAPPARSAWQDALERLATDRLTVHAGGGPKAQQRQHDKNRLTARERIRQLIDDQTPFNELMTFAGWEMYQDVGGCPSGGTVTGIGTIQGRPWMIIANDATVKAGAFFPITAKKVIRAQTIALENHLPVVYLVDSAGVYLPMQDEIFPDQDDFGRVFYLNARMSARGIPQIAAIMGNCVAGGAYLPVMCDTLIMTEGSGLYLAGPALVKAAIGQVVDSEDLGGASMHASIAGTVDYKEPDDAAALKRIRALADLYAQGESAPFARRRKEPLPAPERDLTDLVGFDGSKTYDVRDLITALVDGGPEGEPSFHEFKAEYGETLVCGFARAGGFPVAFVANQRTVIKKKLKSGGEPGLRTRIEVGGVIYGDSADKAARFIMDANQAGVPLVFLSDVTGFMVGRDSEQEGIIRRGAKLVNAVSNSVVPKITIITGGSFGAGNYAMNGKAYAPRFLFAWPSAKYAVMSGNAAAKTLMDIQLAALKRAGTEPDDEDILRLYDEVKSKYDTELDPRYAAARLWVDEIIQPNDTRERLIRALEACAQNPHQDEFRVGVFQV